A single region of the Geobacillus subterraneus genome encodes:
- a CDS encoding GNAT family N-acetyltransferase, which yields MIRKATWVDALAIASVHVESWKTTYSGIVPDAYLETLAVEEKQALWEKGLSQADHSVFVAEEHGRVVGFISGGRNRASDGPAARYDGELYAVYLLKEAQGKGWGRRLVQALARDLAQKGIHSLVVWVLAANPSRGFYERLGGEKLAEERVEIGGTVLSEWCYGWQDIQTMN from the coding sequence ATGATCCGTAAAGCCACATGGGTCGACGCACTGGCCATCGCTTCGGTCCACGTCGAAAGTTGGAAGACGACGTATAGCGGCATCGTGCCGGACGCGTACTTGGAGACGTTGGCAGTGGAAGAAAAACAAGCGTTATGGGAGAAGGGGCTCAGCCAAGCGGACCATTCCGTGTTTGTCGCCGAGGAACACGGGCGCGTCGTTGGATTCATCTCCGGCGGACGAAACCGGGCGAGCGACGGCCCAGCGGCCCGATATGACGGGGAGCTGTACGCGGTGTATTTGCTCAAAGAGGCCCAAGGAAAAGGATGGGGACGGCGGCTTGTGCAAGCCTTGGCCCGCGACTTGGCGCAAAAAGGCATTCATTCGCTCGTCGTCTGGGTGCTTGCCGCCAATCCGTCGCGCGGTTTCTACGAACGGCTTGGCGGTGAAAAACTGGCCGAGGAAAGGGTGGAAATCGGCGGAACAGTGTTATCGGAGTGGTGCTACGGCTGGCAAGACATTCAAACGATGAACTAG
- a CDS encoding M3 family oligoendopeptidase, translating to MKFSAFHYERPDMDQLQASFQEALDAFRRAGSAAGQHEAMKRVNELRRRYSTMANLCHIRHTIDTNDEFYKKEQDFFDETEPVVKGLINDYYRALVESPFRAELEKTWGAQLFALAETQLKTYAPAVMEDLQKENKLASEYTKLIASAKIMFEGEERTLAQLQPFVESPDRSMRKRASEARFSFFTDHEKELDELYDELVHVRTAIAEKLGFKNFVELGYARLGRTDYNAEMVANFRRQVKTHIVPLAAKLRERQRQRIQVDRLTYYDEPFMFPSGNPAPKGDAAWIVDNGRRMYEELSPETGAFFRYMVEHELMDLVAKKGKAGGGYCTYIDDYKAPFIFSNFTGTSGDIDVLTHEAGHAFQVYESRHYDIPEYNWPTLEACEIHSMSMEFFTWPWMELFFADDADKYRFAHLSDALLFLPYGVAVDEFQHAVYENPDMTPAERKKTWRDIENVYLPTRDYDGHDYLERGGFWQRQGHIYTDPFYYIDYTLAQVCAFQFWKRAQDDRAAAWRDYVALCRLGGSRPFTELVQCANLQSPFADGAVASVAGHIERWLDSVDDKAL from the coding sequence TTGAAATTTTCCGCATTTCATTATGAGCGGCCCGACATGGATCAGCTGCAGGCATCGTTTCAGGAGGCGCTCGATGCGTTCCGCCGCGCCGGGAGCGCTGCCGGGCAGCACGAGGCGATGAAACGGGTCAACGAACTGCGCCGCCGCTACAGCACGATGGCGAACCTTTGTCATATCCGCCATACGATCGATACAAACGATGAGTTCTATAAGAAAGAACAAGACTTTTTTGATGAAACGGAACCGGTCGTCAAAGGGCTCATCAACGATTATTACCGCGCCCTTGTCGAGTCGCCGTTTCGCGCTGAGCTCGAAAAAACGTGGGGCGCGCAGCTGTTTGCCTTAGCGGAAACGCAGCTGAAAACGTACGCTCCGGCAGTGATGGAAGACTTGCAAAAAGAAAACAAGCTGGCGAGCGAATATACGAAGCTCATCGCATCGGCAAAAATCATGTTTGAAGGCGAAGAGCGGACGCTTGCCCAGCTGCAGCCGTTCGTCGAATCGCCGGATCGCTCGATGCGCAAACGGGCGAGCGAAGCAAGGTTTTCGTTTTTCACCGATCATGAAAAAGAGCTTGATGAGCTGTACGATGAGCTCGTCCATGTCCGCACGGCGATCGCCGAGAAGCTGGGGTTCAAAAATTTTGTCGAGCTCGGTTATGCCCGTTTAGGCCGGACCGATTACAATGCCGAGATGGTTGCCAACTTCCGCCGGCAAGTGAAAACGCACATCGTCCCGCTCGCCGCCAAGCTGCGCGAGCGCCAGCGGCAGCGGATTCAGGTCGACCGGCTTACGTATTATGATGAGCCGTTCATGTTCCCAAGCGGCAACCCGGCGCCAAAAGGGGACGCCGCTTGGATCGTCGACAACGGCCGGCGCATGTATGAAGAGCTGTCGCCGGAAACCGGCGCGTTTTTCCGCTATATGGTCGAACACGAATTGATGGACCTCGTCGCCAAAAAAGGGAAGGCGGGCGGCGGCTATTGCACGTATATCGATGATTACAAGGCGCCGTTTATTTTCTCGAACTTTACCGGCACATCCGGCGACATTGACGTATTGACCCATGAAGCCGGACATGCGTTCCAAGTGTATGAAAGCCGTCATTACGACATTCCGGAATACAACTGGCCGACGCTTGAGGCGTGTGAAATCCATTCGATGAGCATGGAGTTTTTCACCTGGCCGTGGATGGAGCTGTTTTTCGCCGACGACGCCGACAAATACCGGTTCGCCCATTTGAGCGACGCGCTCTTGTTTTTGCCGTACGGCGTGGCGGTCGATGAATTTCAGCACGCGGTCTACGAGAACCCGGATATGACGCCGGCCGAGCGGAAGAAAACATGGCGTGACATTGAGAACGTGTATTTGCCGACAAGGGATTACGACGGCCACGATTACCTTGAACGGGGCGGCTTTTGGCAGCGGCAAGGGCATATTTACACCGACCCGTTTTATTACATTGACTACACGCTTGCGCAAGTGTGCGCGTTCCAGTTTTGGAAGCGGGCGCAAGACGACCGGGCTGCGGCGTGGCGCGACTATGTGGCGCTTTGCCGATTGGGCGGCAGCCGGCCGTTTACCGAGCTCGTCCAATGCGCCAACCTCCAGTCGCCGTTTGCCGACGGGGCGGTCGCTTCAGTCGCCGGCCATATCGAACGGTGGCTGGACAGTGTCGATGACAAAGCCTTGTAA
- a CDS encoding amino acid permease: MVGSGIFMLPRSLAEAANPIGVMFAWLLTGVGVLMTALVFGNLAIRKPNLGGGPQIYAKELFPKGSNLSILSGFMSSWGYWVGNFAGNVAIITTFASYLSTFFPVLTSDKTVLTMGSFTLKLGNLLTFLVCTALLWVMHAIILRGVEDAGKLNFAATAAKVLGFFLFIVIALFAFDRAIVGPLDAPRYDGDGQPLGLLGQINNAALATLWAFVGVESAMVFASRARKQADVKRATIAGLLIALAIYIGISFLVMGVLPQDKLIQSEKPLVDAIVAIVGPGGGYVLAGLGLISLLGSTLGWILLSAEVPYQAAKQGLFLPAFLKENKKNVPSFSLTLSNALAQLFIFSTISHSMAAAFDFVIYIATLAYLVPYLIASVFQLKLVLTGETYGAAHGRLADGVIAALATVYSVWVVIAGTADMKTFLLGVALLASGVIFYPQVKKAAQQTNEKEKLSA; encoded by the coding sequence ATGGTCGGATCCGGCATTTTTATGCTGCCGCGCTCATTGGCAGAGGCGGCGAACCCGATTGGCGTCATGTTCGCCTGGCTATTGACCGGCGTCGGCGTGTTAATGACGGCGCTTGTGTTTGGCAACTTGGCGATCCGCAAGCCGAACTTGGGCGGCGGGCCGCAAATTTACGCGAAGGAGCTGTTTCCGAAAGGTTCGAACTTGTCGATTTTATCCGGTTTTATGTCGTCGTGGGGCTATTGGGTCGGCAACTTTGCCGGCAATGTCGCCATCATCACGACGTTTGCGAGCTACTTGTCGACATTTTTCCCTGTATTAACGAGCGACAAAACCGTTCTCACGATGGGCTCGTTTACGCTAAAGCTTGGGAATTTGCTTACCTTTCTCGTCTGCACGGCGCTTCTTTGGGTGATGCACGCCATTATTTTGCGCGGCGTAGAAGATGCCGGCAAGTTGAATTTCGCGGCGACAGCGGCGAAAGTGCTCGGCTTTTTCCTGTTTATTGTCATTGCCTTATTCGCTTTTGACAGAGCGATCGTCGGTCCGCTTGATGCCCCGCGTTATGACGGAGACGGACAGCCGCTCGGCCTGCTTGGACAAATTAACAACGCCGCGTTAGCGACGCTTTGGGCGTTTGTCGGTGTTGAATCGGCGATGGTGTTCGCTTCGCGGGCGCGCAAACAGGCGGATGTGAAGCGGGCGACGATCGCCGGTCTTTTGATCGCTTTGGCCATTTATATTGGCATCAGCTTTTTGGTAATGGGCGTCTTGCCGCAAGACAAGCTCATTCAATCGGAGAAGCCGCTCGTTGATGCCATTGTCGCCATCGTCGGCCCGGGCGGCGGCTACGTGCTTGCTGGTCTTGGTCTCATCAGCTTGCTCGGTTCGACGCTCGGCTGGATTTTGTTGAGCGCAGAAGTGCCGTACCAGGCGGCGAAACAAGGGCTGTTTCTGCCGGCCTTTTTGAAAGAAAACAAGAAAAACGTGCCAAGCTTCTCGTTGACGCTATCGAATGCATTGGCCCAGCTGTTCATTTTCTCGACCATTTCCCATTCGATGGCGGCAGCGTTCGACTTTGTCATTTACATCGCTACGCTCGCCTATCTCGTTCCGTATTTGATCGCCTCTGTCTTCCAGCTGAAACTCGTGCTCACCGGGGAAACGTATGGGGCAGCGCACGGACGGCTGGCTGACGGCGTGATCGCTGCTTTGGCGACCGTCTACTCCGTCTGGGTCGTCATCGCTGGCACAGCGGACATGAAAACGTTCCTGCTCGGCGTCGCCTTGCTGGCCAGCGGCGTGATCTTCTACCCGCAAGTGAAAAAAGCGGCGCAGCAAACAAACGAAAAAGAAAAATTATCAGCGTAA
- a CDS encoding alpha/beta hydrolase family protein, translated as MNNGQPLKHRGMTVEDLLRLRSVRDPHYAPDGTRGVFVQKSIDEEKQYRSHLYIWTEGGAVRQWTFGRWRDTRPRFSPDSKTIAFLSDRSGRTQLWLLPADGGEARQLTFFKNGVRDYVWTPDGAFLIALTTLGDNETIDDREEPEKKETKPADLKPRVVERLYYKSDASGFLDGKQAVLVRIDATSGKAEALTNLEEEIGSFAVSPNGQTLAFVANRNNDPDTMFTRDIILLDLEKKTETNLTNGCGTFASLAWSPDGMKLAAIGHDLAYLGATIHRLYVFELERQTKRVLTADWDVHLGDAMVGDTHADAKGPGPVWKHDGTGVYVTASERGRVNVFFIPLDGPVVPIIEGDFHVYGLAIHPNEQQAVAAISEPTVIGDLYAISLESGAKTRLTTVNEALENEVALADAEPFTYQSTDGSDIQGWVMKPPGLGGGEKAPLIVEIHGGPHTMYGFTFFHEFQLLASSGYAVLFTNPRGSHGYGQPFVNAVRGDYGGMDYEDIMAGVDAAIKQFAFIDETRLGVTGGSYGGFMTNWIVGHTDRFRAAVTQRSISNWLSFAGVSDIGYFFTKWEVGCDVWEDAERLWHHSPLKYVQHVRTPLLILHSEHDYRCPIEQAEQLFIALKQLGRETKLVRFPDANHDLSRTGNPALRLERLRQIVGWFDHYLKGPLD; from the coding sequence ATGAACAATGGACAACCGCTGAAACACCGCGGCATGACTGTAGAAGATCTGCTTCGCCTCCGCTCGGTGCGCGATCCGCACTACGCGCCGGACGGAACGCGCGGCGTGTTCGTGCAAAAATCGATCGATGAGGAAAAACAATACCGTTCCCATCTATACATATGGACCGAAGGCGGCGCCGTCCGCCAGTGGACGTTCGGCCGCTGGCGCGACACGAGGCCGCGCTTTTCCCCGGACAGCAAAACGATCGCGTTTTTGTCCGACCGCTCCGGGCGCACACAGCTTTGGCTGTTGCCGGCTGACGGCGGCGAAGCGCGCCAGCTGACGTTTTTCAAAAACGGGGTGCGCGATTACGTTTGGACGCCGGACGGGGCGTTTCTCATCGCTTTGACAACGCTTGGCGACAACGAAACGATCGACGACCGGGAAGAGCCGGAAAAAAAGGAAACGAAGCCGGCTGACCTGAAACCGCGCGTGGTGGAGCGGCTCTACTACAAATCAGACGCATCGGGTTTTCTTGACGGCAAACAGGCGGTGCTCGTGCGCATCGATGCAACGTCAGGAAAAGCGGAAGCGTTGACAAACCTCGAGGAAGAAATCGGCTCATTTGCCGTTTCGCCAAACGGGCAGACGCTCGCCTTTGTCGCCAATCGGAACAATGATCCTGACACCATGTTTACGCGCGACATCATTTTGCTCGATCTCGAGAAAAAAACAGAAACGAACTTGACGAACGGATGCGGCACATTCGCCTCGCTCGCCTGGTCGCCGGACGGAATGAAGCTCGCGGCCATCGGCCATGATCTCGCTTATCTCGGAGCGACCATTCACCGTCTCTACGTCTTTGAACTAGAACGTCAAACGAAGCGGGTGCTGACCGCCGATTGGGACGTTCATCTCGGCGATGCGATGGTCGGCGATACACACGCCGATGCAAAAGGCCCAGGCCCGGTTTGGAAACATGACGGAACCGGTGTATACGTCACCGCCTCGGAGCGCGGACGCGTCAACGTATTTTTCATCCCGCTTGACGGACCCGTCGTTCCGATCATCGAAGGGGACTTCCATGTATACGGCCTCGCCATCCATCCGAACGAACAGCAGGCCGTTGCCGCGATTAGCGAGCCGACAGTGATTGGGGATTTATATGCCATCTCACTTGAAAGCGGCGCAAAAACGCGGCTCACCACGGTCAATGAAGCGCTCGAGAACGAAGTCGCGCTCGCTGATGCCGAACCGTTTACCTACCAATCAACAGACGGTTCGGACATTCAAGGTTGGGTCATGAAGCCGCCCGGGCTTGGCGGCGGAGAAAAAGCACCGCTTATCGTCGAAATTCATGGCGGCCCGCATACAATGTACGGATTTACGTTTTTCCATGAATTTCAGCTGCTCGCTTCTTCCGGCTATGCTGTGCTGTTTACGAATCCGCGCGGAAGCCATGGATACGGCCAACCGTTTGTCAATGCAGTGCGCGGCGATTACGGCGGCATGGATTATGAAGACATTATGGCCGGCGTCGACGCCGCCATCAAGCAGTTCGCCTTTATTGACGAGACACGTCTTGGCGTTACCGGCGGCAGCTACGGCGGATTTATGACGAACTGGATCGTCGGGCACACCGACCGCTTCCGAGCCGCCGTCACCCAGCGCTCGATTTCCAACTGGCTCAGCTTCGCCGGCGTGAGCGACATCGGCTACTTTTTCACGAAATGGGAAGTTGGGTGCGACGTCTGGGAAGACGCCGAGCGGCTTTGGCATCATTCGCCGCTCAAATACGTCCAACATGTGCGCACGCCGCTCTTAATTTTGCATAGCGAGCATGACTATCGCTGCCCGATCGAGCAGGCGGAACAGTTGTTTATCGCATTGAAACAACTCGGGCGGGAAACGAAACTTGTCCGCTTCCCCGATGCCAATCACGATTTGTCGCGCACCGGCAACCCGGCACTTCGCCTCGAACGGCTTCGCCAAATCGTCGGTTGGTTTGATCATTATTTGAAAGGACCACTGGATTAA
- a CDS encoding short-chain dehydrogenase, with protein sequence MHALVIGGTGMLADVSLWLVREGYDVSVIARRYGRMKQLIDRAGQMASINPLLVDYRDQEALCSLISRAVQKNGTFALIIAWVHTDGNQALSTVIKKNSGHPGPWRLFHVLGSRADPAEAKSELCLPVACLYRQVQLGFVVEEYGSRWLTHQEISGGVIDAIRRDAPFHLVGTLDQSEKKRPR encoded by the coding sequence ATGCACGCCCTTGTCATCGGCGGGACAGGCATGTTGGCTGATGTGTCGCTTTGGCTTGTGCGGGAAGGATATGATGTGTCCGTCATCGCCCGCCGCTACGGACGGATGAAGCAGCTCATCGACCGCGCTGGACAAATGGCATCCATCAATCCGCTTCTTGTTGACTATCGCGATCAAGAAGCGCTTTGTTCCCTAATTTCCCGGGCCGTCCAAAAAAACGGAACGTTTGCTCTAATCATTGCGTGGGTGCATACAGACGGAAACCAGGCGCTGTCCACTGTCATCAAAAAAAATAGCGGACATCCCGGCCCTTGGCGGTTGTTTCACGTGCTCGGCAGCCGCGCCGATCCAGCCGAGGCGAAATCGGAACTCTGTTTGCCTGTCGCTTGCCTTTATCGGCAAGTTCAGCTCGGTTTTGTCGTAGAAGAATACGGTTCGCGCTGGCTCACCCATCAAGAAATCAGCGGCGGCGTCATTGATGCCATTCGGCGTGATGCGCCGTTTCATCTGGTCGGCACCCTAGATCAATCAGAGAAGAAGCGCCCGCGTTAA
- a CDS encoding phosphate propanoyltransferase, protein MMIPVGVSNRHIHLSKEHMAALFGEGAELTVLKPLSQPGQFAAKETVTVEGSKGKIENVRVLGPVRSLTQLEISKTDSFKLGVVPPVRLSGDIEGTPGITIHGPNGTVTVDKGVIIAKRHIHMTPKDAETFGVRDKQVVKVKTQGERALIFDEVIVRVSEDFALDMHIDTDEANAAGLKTGDYVELLPS, encoded by the coding sequence ATGATGATTCCGGTTGGGGTATCGAATCGCCATATTCATTTATCGAAAGAACATATGGCGGCGCTGTTCGGGGAAGGCGCCGAGTTGACAGTGCTCAAGCCGCTGTCCCAGCCCGGCCAGTTTGCCGCTAAGGAAACAGTAACGGTGGAAGGATCGAAAGGGAAAATCGAAAATGTCCGCGTCCTTGGCCCGGTCCGTTCGCTCACCCAGCTTGAAATCTCGAAAACGGACAGCTTCAAGCTCGGTGTTGTGCCGCCTGTCCGCTTATCTGGCGATATTGAAGGAACGCCGGGCATTACGATTCACGGGCCGAACGGGACGGTGACGGTGGACAAGGGGGTCATCATTGCCAAGCGCCACATTCATATGACGCCGAAAGATGCGGAAACGTTTGGCGTCCGCGACAAGCAAGTCGTGAAAGTGAAAACGCAAGGGGAGCGCGCCCTCATTTTTGACGAAGTGATCGTCCGCGTCAGCGAAGACTTTGCGTTAGATATGCACATTGACACCGATGAAGCGAACGCGGCCGGTTTAAAAACGGGCGATTATGTGGAGTTGCTCCCGTCGTGA
- a CDS encoding MarR family winged helix-turn-helix transcriptional regulator — translation MEQKEQALEQSLKLFIVLSRAYRSVSDQVNKSIHSFGVNPTEFAVLELLYHKGDQPLQQIGEKILLASGSITYVVDKLENKGLIVRRACERDRRVTYASITEEGRRFIEHVFPEHAEKIHETVSALTAEEKEQAIALLKKLGYGAKNAQPNRD, via the coding sequence ATGGAACAGAAAGAGCAGGCGCTTGAGCAATCATTGAAACTGTTTATCGTACTGTCACGGGCATATCGGTCCGTCAGCGACCAAGTAAACAAATCGATCCACTCGTTCGGGGTGAATCCGACGGAGTTTGCGGTGTTAGAACTGCTATACCATAAAGGCGACCAGCCGCTCCAGCAAATCGGCGAAAAAATTTTGCTCGCCAGCGGCAGCATCACTTACGTTGTCGACAAACTGGAAAACAAAGGGTTGATCGTCCGCCGGGCCTGTGAACGGGATCGGCGCGTCACGTATGCATCGATTACGGAAGAAGGCCGGCGGTTCATTGAGCACGTCTTTCCGGAACATGCAGAAAAAATTCATGAAACGGTATCAGCGCTTACGGCGGAGGAAAAAGAGCAAGCGATCGCCTTGCTGAAAAAATTAGGATACGGAGCGAAAAACGCCCAGCCAAACAGAGACTGA
- a CDS encoding ZIP family metal transporter yields MNQVLAGSVLSALSTGLGAVLILFMAKSLTHQWRDVLLAFSAGIMMAASMMSLIPESLKSGGFSTLTVGLSAGVLILTLLEMTVPHIDLEHTKSGLQFDEKAMLIIAAITLHNLPEGLSVGVSYASDAETTGNLIALAIGLQNAPEGFLVALFLVNQHISRFKAFLIATLTGAVEIVTSLLGFYLTSLFRGLVPYGLAFAAGAMLFIIYKELIPESHGDGNEWTSTYAFIIGILFMIFLTESF; encoded by the coding sequence ATGAACCAAGTGTTAGCCGGCAGTGTGCTTTCCGCCTTATCCACCGGGCTTGGCGCCGTGCTGATTTTGTTTATGGCCAAATCGCTCACCCACCAGTGGCGTGACGTACTGCTGGCCTTTTCCGCCGGCATTATGATGGCGGCTTCGATGATGAGTCTCATTCCGGAATCGTTAAAATCAGGGGGCTTCAGCACGTTAACAGTAGGGCTTTCCGCTGGCGTACTTATTTTGACGTTGCTTGAAATGACCGTCCCCCATATTGACTTGGAACATACAAAAAGCGGCTTGCAATTTGATGAAAAAGCGATGCTCATCATCGCTGCCATTACGTTGCACAACCTTCCTGAAGGATTATCGGTGGGAGTCAGCTATGCATCCGATGCCGAGACGACTGGCAATTTGATCGCGTTGGCCATCGGCTTGCAAAATGCGCCGGAAGGATTTTTAGTCGCCTTGTTTTTAGTCAATCAGCACATCAGCCGCTTCAAAGCCTTTCTGATTGCCACATTAACGGGGGCGGTCGAAATCGTCACATCGCTGCTCGGTTTTTATTTAACTTCCCTCTTCCGTGGTTTAGTCCCGTACGGATTGGCGTTTGCCGCCGGAGCCATGCTGTTTATTATTTACAAAGAGCTTATTCCCGAAAGCCATGGCGACGGAAATGAATGGACATCGACATATGCGTTTATTATTGGTATTTTGTTTATGATTTTTCTAACGGAATCGTTTTAA
- a CDS encoding 1,2-dihydroxy-3-keto-5-methylthiopentene dioxygenase translates to MAVIKVKKTGQVIEGEDNVRAFLNSQGVLYEHWDITKLPEHLRDKYVLSDEEKAEILTTFKDEIEDLAARRGYKTWDIVALSEATPNLEELLKKFEQVHVHTEDEVRAITAGHGIFIIKGDKETGYFDVELEAGDVISVPEGNPHYFTLMDDRQVVAVRLFIDPSGWVAHPYEEKEEVSH, encoded by the coding sequence ATGGCAGTCATCAAAGTGAAAAAAACGGGTCAAGTAATCGAAGGTGAAGACAATGTCCGCGCCTTTTTAAACAGCCAAGGCGTCTTGTACGAGCATTGGGACATTACGAAACTGCCGGAACATTTGCGTGACAAGTATGTGTTAAGCGATGAAGAGAAAGCGGAAATTTTGACGACATTTAAAGACGAGATCGAAGACTTGGCAGCGCGCCGCGGCTACAAAACGTGGGACATCGTCGCTTTGTCTGAGGCGACGCCAAACTTGGAAGAGCTGCTGAAAAAATTTGAACAAGTGCACGTCCATACGGAAGATGAAGTGCGCGCCATTACGGCCGGCCACGGCATTTTCATCATCAAAGGCGACAAAGAAACCGGTTATTTTGATGTCGAGCTGGAAGCGGGCGATGTCATTTCCGTGCCGGAAGGGAATCCGCACTACTTCACATTGATGGATGACCGGCAAGTTGTGGCTGTCCGTCTGTTTATCGATCCGTCCGGCTGGGTTGCCCATCCGTACGAAGAAAAGGAGGAAGTCAGCCACTAA
- a CDS encoding methylthioribulose 1-phosphate dehydratase translates to MSIVVQKWNELAEVKAELAARDWFFATSGNLSIKVTNDPLTFLVTASGKDKRKQTDEDFLLVDAAGRPAEQTHVKPSAETLLHTKIYGQTNAGCVLHVHTVDNNIISDVYAQNGEAVFSGQEIIKAFGIWEENAEVRIPIIDNDADIPTLAAEFAKHVDGDTGAVLIHNHGITVWGRDAFEAKKHLEAWEFLFSWQVKRLLLQRAAVPLAD, encoded by the coding sequence ATGAGCATCGTCGTGCAAAAATGGAACGAGCTCGCCGAGGTGAAGGCCGAGCTTGCCGCCCGTGACTGGTTTTTCGCGACAAGCGGCAATTTATCGATCAAAGTGACAAACGATCCGCTCACCTTTCTTGTCACGGCCAGCGGCAAAGACAAACGGAAGCAGACAGACGAAGATTTTCTGCTCGTTGACGCCGCTGGCCGACCAGCGGAGCAAACACATGTAAAGCCGTCAGCGGAGACGCTGTTGCATACAAAAATTTATGGGCAGACGAACGCTGGCTGCGTGTTGCACGTCCATACGGTCGACAACAACATCATTTCCGACGTGTACGCCCAAAACGGGGAAGCGGTTTTTTCCGGCCAGGAAATCATTAAAGCGTTCGGTATTTGGGAAGAAAATGCCGAGGTGCGCATTCCGATCATTGACAATGACGCCGACATCCCGACGTTGGCCGCCGAATTTGCGAAACATGTCGACGGCGATACGGGCGCGGTATTGATCCATAACCATGGCATTACCGTCTGGGGCCGCGATGCATTTGAAGCGAAAAAACATTTGGAAGCGTGGGAGTTTTTGTTCAGCTGGCAGGTGAAGCGGCTGCTTCTGCAACGGGCCGCCGTGCCGCTAGCTGACTAA
- the mtnX gene encoding 2-hydroxy-3-keto-5-methylthiopentenyl-1-phosphate phosphatase: MTRQLVLFCDFDGTITENDNIIAIMKQFAPPEWEALKDDILAERISVQEGVGNMFSLLPSSLKGEIVDFLRRTARLREGFREFAAWTKEQGIPLYVVSGGIDFFVYPLLDGIIERERIFCNGSDFSGETIRITWPYACDGECQNGCGCCKPSLLRKLAHPNGYHVVIGDSITDLAAAKQADYVLARDFLLKKCQALDLPHAPFATFFDVMDHLQQMEVTA, encoded by the coding sequence ATGACAAGACAGCTTGTTCTCTTTTGTGATTTTGACGGCACGATTACGGAAAACGACAACATTATCGCTATTATGAAACAGTTTGCCCCGCCGGAGTGGGAGGCGCTCAAAGACGACATTCTCGCCGAGCGCATCTCGGTTCAAGAAGGGGTCGGAAACATGTTTTCCCTCCTTCCGTCTTCGCTAAAGGGCGAGATCGTCGATTTCCTGCGGCGCACCGCCCGTTTGCGCGAAGGGTTTCGCGAATTCGCCGCTTGGACGAAAGAGCAGGGCATTCCGCTCTATGTGGTGAGCGGCGGGATCGACTTTTTTGTCTACCCGCTGCTTGACGGGATCATCGAACGAGAGCGCATTTTTTGCAACGGCTCCGATTTCAGCGGCGAGACGATCCGCATCACATGGCCCTACGCGTGCGACGGCGAGTGCCAAAACGGCTGCGGCTGCTGCAAGCCGTCGCTTCTTCGGAAGCTGGCCCACCCGAACGGGTATCATGTCGTCATCGGCGATTCGATTACCGATTTAGCGGCGGCAAAACAAGCGGATTACGTGCTGGCGCGCGATTTTCTGCTCAAAAAATGCCAAGCGCTCGATTTGCCCCATGCGCCGTTTGCGACGTTTTTTGATGTGATGGATCATTTGCAGCAGATGGAGGTGACGGCATGA